In Egibacteraceae bacterium, the DNA window CAGCTCCTCGAGGATGCGGGCTGGGTCCTTGAGGACGGCGAGGACGTGCGCGTGGCGCAGGGCGTCGACGGTGTCGACGACGGTACCGCGCTCGAGATCTCCTTTTTGGCGTTCCCCACGTTCAGCGAGTACGGCGAGCTGCTGCGCTCGCAGTTGGCAGAGGTCGGCATCGACGTGACCGTCGAGGCGCTGGAGCCGCCGGCCTTCATCGAGCGGGTCTTCACCGAGCGCGACTTCGACACGAACATCATCTCGTTCTGCCAGGGCCCCGACCCCGAGGTCGGGGTGCGCCGCCAGATCGCCTCCGACCAGATCGGCGACACGCCGTTCTCCAACGCCGCCGGCTACGAGAACGAACGCGTCGATGAGCTGCTCGACGAGGGCCTGAGCACCGTCGGGACCGACGAGCGCGCCGAGATCTACCGGGAGATGCAGGAGATCCTCGTCGACGAGCTGCCCTACTACTGGATCACCGAGCCGATCTTCTCCGTCGCGCACACCGACCGGTGCGAGGGCTTCGTACCGTTCAACCAGTACGCCGAGGCGGCCTTCTGCGACGAAGAGTGACCTGTGACGTCAGCGGGGGTCGCCGTCGGTGAGCGGCGACCTCCGCTACGTCCTCCGGCGGCTCGCGCAGCTCCTGCCAGCAGTCGCCGGGATCCTGCTCATCACGTTCCTGATCGTCGAGCTGTCACCCGGCGATCCCGTGACCTCGCTGGCCGGCCAATCAGGCGACGCCGAGTACTACGCCCGGATGCGGGAGCGCTTCGGCCTCGACCAGCCCCTGCACGTGCGCCTGCGCACCTACGTCGCCAACGTGCTGCGCGGTGACCTGGGCACGTCCTACATCCACGGGCGCCCCGCCTTGGAGGTCGTGCTCGGCCGGCTGCCGGCCACGTTGCTGCTGGCCGGCACGAGCCTGGTGATCTCGAGCTTCGTCGGCGTCGCTCTCGGCGTGGCGGCCGCCATCCGGTCGGGCGGGCTGGTGGACACCGCCATCACCACCGTCAGCCTCGGGTTCTACGCCGCGCCGGTGTTCTGGGTCGGCCTGATGGCGATGATCGTGTTCTCGCTACGCCTGGATCTGTTCCCGGTGACCGGCATGTCCAGTCTGGGGGCGTCCGAGGGGGGCCTTGCCGGTGTGCTCGACATCGCCCATCACCTGGCGCTGCCTGCGCTGGTGCTGGCCTCGCAGGAGATCGCCGCGATCGCCCGGTTGACCCGCAGCGGGATGATCGAGCAGCTGCGCAGCGACCACGTGCGCACCGCGGTCGCCAAGGGCGCTCGGCGTCTGCGGGTGGTCACCCACCATGGGCTGCGGCTCGCGTTGCTGCCGGTGATCACCATCGTCGGCGCGCGGGTCGGCCATCTGCTGGCGGGCGCCATCGTGGTCGAGTTCGTCTTCAGCTGGCCGGGGATAGGCCGCCTGATGGTCACTGCGGTGGGCGATGGCAA includes these proteins:
- a CDS encoding ABC transporter permease, which produces MSGDLRYVLRRLAQLLPAVAGILLITFLIVELSPGDPVTSLAGQSGDAEYYARMRERFGLDQPLHVRLRTYVANVLRGDLGTSYIHGRPALEVVLGRLPATLLLAGTSLVISSFVGVALGVAAAIRSGGLVDTAITTVSLGFYAAPVFWVGLMAMIVFSLRLDLFPVTGMSSLGASEGGLAGVLDIAHHLALPALVLASQEIAAIARLTRSGMIEQLRSDHVRTAVAKGARRLRVVTHHGLRLALLPVITIVGARVGHLLAGAIVVEFVFSWPGIGRLMVTAVGDGNTPVLLSIVLLVAVSVILANLITDLAYGWLDPRIRLRAR